In the Vitis vinifera cultivar Pinot Noir 40024 chromosome 2, ASM3070453v1 genome, one interval contains:
- the LOC104878567 gene encoding vegetative cell wall protein gp1-like, whose translation MAKTRGGHSASPSSPTPRPHRAAMGAVASPPVQAPAIPPSEGEAPSQRRYPTRRPPTDPVPLVDQATSPVSRPPAKRTKFSGPGEPSHAPQPDPPTEDSRIPADIPLETVIRRPMIAGPPIEGNLDCRDRSFHSETYFDIEILEHLGYPEQPRLERRRHCREDFSLDKWHHLVAYFAPEGAPAVPAPPELP comes from the exons ATGGCGAAGACCAGAGGAGGCCATTCCGCCTCCCCATCCTCACCGACACCTCGACCACATCGAGCCGCCATGGGAGCCGTAGCTTCGCCACCTGTTCAGGCCCCGgccattcccccatctgagggggaAGCTCCTTCTCAGCGTCGATACCCCACCAGGAGGCCACCCACGGACCCTGTGCCACTAGTCGATCAGGCCACGAGCCCTGTTTCTCGGCCACCAGCGAAGAGAACCAAgttctcgggtcctggagagCCATCCCACGCACCTCAGCCAGACCCACCTACAGAGGACTCCCGGATTCCTGCGGATATTCCTCTCGAGACCgttatcaggcgtcccatgatagcTGGACCACCGATAGAGGGCAATTTGGATTGCAGAGATCGATCCTTCCACTCTGAGACCTACTTTGAtatagag attttagagcatCTGGGCTATCCTGAACAGCCCCgtcttgagaggcgccgccattgcAGAGAGGAtttctctctcgacaaatggcatcacttggtagcCTACTTTGCACCCGAGGGAGCACCAGCTGTGCCtgcacctccagagctacccTGA